One genomic region from Uloborus diversus isolate 005 chromosome 2, Udiv.v.3.1, whole genome shotgun sequence encodes:
- the LOC129217091 gene encoding branched-chain-amino-acid aminotransferase, cytosolic-like, with protein sequence MALTTNMAVLLRCLNISRKATKVIFPSVTASRNKHDSFKFSDLQIQLASSSQRFTKPDPSKLKFGEVFSDHMFEVEWNEDDGWGVPRILPLHDLHLHPGAKILHYAQGVFEGMKAFKYSNEQVALFRPEMNVERLLVSSERAALPPFDKEEFLKCLKKLVTIDKSWIPDTVESSLYIRPTYIGHQSALGIHSSSKALLFVVTCPVGAYFSTGRFTPVSLLADPQYVRAWPGGVGDKKMASNYGPTLHAQKVAQRQGLQQVLWLLGEDHYITEAGGMNIFFLIKNAGGDLELVTPPLDGTILPGVMRRSVLDLTKKWDEFSVVERRITMKDVILANNEGRLVEMFSTGTAVCICPVGSIRYNGQDIKIPTTASNSAISARLYKAITDIQYGRVKSEWSVVIE encoded by the coding sequence ATGGCGCTTACGACGAATATGGCTGTTTTACTAAGATGTTTGAATATTTCCAGAAAAGCCACGAAAGTAATTTTCCCTTCCGTCACAGCGTCAAGGAATAAACACGATTCTTTTAAGTTTTCTGACTTGCAAATTCAACTCGCTTCATCAAGTCAAAGATTTACCAAACCGGATCCGtcgaagttgaaatttggtgaaGTTTTCAGTGATCACATGTTCGAAGTCGAATGGAACGAAGATGACGGTTGGGGTGTACCCCGTATTCTCCCCCTACATGATTTGCATTTGCATCCTGGggcaaaaatattgcattatgcCCAAGGTGTGTTCGAAGGCATGAAGGCCTTTAAGTATTCCAATGAACAAGTTGCTTTATTCCGTCCAGAGATGAATGTGGAACGTTTGCTTGTTAGTTCTGAAAGGGCTGCTCTACCACCCTTCGACAAGGAAGAGTTTCTGAAATGCTTGAAGAAATTGGTGACGATTGACAAGTCTTGGATTCCTGACACCGTAGAAAGCTCGTTGTACATACGTCCGACATACATTGGCCATCAGAGTGCTTTAGGTATTCATTCTTCAAGTAAAGCGTTGCTGTTTGTCGTTACTTGTCCGGTGGGTGCTTATTTTTCAACTGGACGGTTTACTCCAGTGTCTTTGCTCGCCGATCCTCAGTACGTCAGAGCTTGGCCTGGTGGCGTTGGCGACAAGAAAATGGCTTCAAATTACGGTCCAACTTTGCACGCGCAAAAGGTCGCTCAACGTCAAGGATTGCAGCAGGTGCTGTGGCTTCTTGGGGAGGACCATTACATCACAGAAGCAGGAGGAATGAACATTTTCTTCCTGATCAAAAACGCCGGTGGGGATTTGGAACTTGTTACACCCCCTCTAGACGGAACGATTTTACCAGGAGTTATGAGACGAAGTGTGTTGGATTTAACTAAAAAATGGGACGAATTTTCGGTCGTTGAAAGGCGGATAACAATGAAAGACGTTATATTAGCTAATAATGAGGGTCGACTCGTGGAAATGTTTAGCACTGGTACAGCTGTTTGTATCTGTCCAGTAGGTTCAATTCGATACAATGGTCAAGATATTAAAATACCCACCACTGCCAGTAATAGTGCTATCTCTGCGAGATTATATAAAGCCATCACTGATATTCAATATGGAAGAGTTAAATCTGAATGGTCAGTTGTTATTGAATAA
- the LOC129216859 gene encoding branched-chain-amino-acid aminotransferase, cytosolic-like gives MNATVFLRCLNFRRKTVKSIFASMTASRHKHDSFKFSDLQIQLATPAQMIPKPDPSTLKFGEVFSDHMFEVEWDADHGWGVPRIVPIHDLPMHPGAKILHYAQGAFEGMKAFKYSNEQVALFRPELNMERLRVSAERAALPSFDKGELLKCLKKLVLIDKCWIPDSISSSLYIRPTFIGNQGALGVRSSNQALLFIITCPVGPYFGTGKITPVSLLADPQYVRSWPGGVGDKKMASNYAPTLHTQQIAQEQGLHQVLWLIGDEHYVSEVGAMNVFFLLRNARDELELVTPPLDGTILPGVMRRSVLDLAKEWNEFPVMERKITMKEVMLANKEGRLLEMFCTGTAASVCPINLIRYCGQDIKLPSTDHKMSLTERLYKALTDIQYGRVESDWSVVLEE, from the coding sequence ATGAATGCAACTGTGTTCCTGAGATGTTTGAATTTTCGCAGAAAAACGGTGAAAAGCATTTTTGCGTCGATGACTGCGTCAAGACATAAACATGattctttcaaattttctgatttgcaaaTCCAGCTGGCGACCCCGGCTCAGATGATTCCCAAGCCCGATCCGTCGACGTTGAAATTTGGTGAAGTCTTCAGCGACCACATGTTCGAAGTCGAATGGGACGCTGATCACGGATGGGGTGTACCACGCATTGTACCGATACATGACCTTCCGATGCACCCTGGCGCGAAAATACTACATTATGCCCAGGGCGCGTTCGAAGGGATGAAGGCTTTCAAGTATTCTAATGAACAAGTGGCTTTGTTCCGACCCGAATTGAACATGGAACGTTTGCGAGTGAGTGCTGAAAGGGCTGCTTTGCCATCTTTCGACAAAGGTGAGCTTCTGAAATGCTTGAAGAAATTAGTCCTGATCGACAAATGCTGGATTCCAGATAGCATTTCTAGTTCGTTGTACATACGTCCGACTTTCATCGGCAACCAGGGTGCTTTAGGAGTCCGTTCTTCGAACCAGGCATTGCTGTTCATCATCACCTGTCCTGTAGGTCCGTACTTCGGAACGGGAAAGATTACGCCGGTGTCTTTGCTTGCTGATCCTCAATACGTCAGATCATGGCCTGGTGGTGTTGGCGACAAAAAAATGGCTTCGAATTACGCGCCAACTTTGCACACGCAACAGATTGCTCAAGAGCAAGGCTTGCATCAGGTCCTTTGGCTGATTGGCGATGAGCATTATGTTTCAGAAGTAGGAGCGATGAATGTTTTCTTCTTGCTGAGGAACGCCAGGGATGAGTTGGAGCTTGTGACACCCCCTCTAGACGGAACTATACTACCTGGAGTTATGAGGCGAAGTGTTCTGGACTTGGCGAAGGAATGGAACGAATTTCCCGTCATGGAAAGGAAGATAACGATGAAGGAAGTCATGTTGGCGAACAAAGAGGGCCGGCTGCTCGAAATGTTCTGCACTGGTACAGCTGCTTCTGTGTGCCCGATAAACTTAATACGGTACTGTGGACAGGACATTAAATTGCCTTCAACTGATCATAAAATGTCCCTCACCGAGAGGTTATATAAAGCCTTAACAGATATACAATATGGAAGAGTTGAATCTGATTGGTCAGTTGTTCTTGAAGAATAA